The following proteins are encoded in a genomic region of Coffea eugenioides isolate CCC68of chromosome 6, Ceug_1.0, whole genome shotgun sequence:
- the LOC113775137 gene encoding organelle RRM domain-containing protein 2, mitochondrial, with the protein MAFASGFRRILSLASSTNSSSSSIRPCLLASTRLQSTLTSPKLFISGLSRTTNDEALNNAFLQFGKLVEAKVITDRATGRSKGFGFVTYETIEEAEKARQEMSGKFLDGWVIFVDPAKPREPRPPPPAQSQGQPSQPGYTVNRTIGWCG; encoded by the exons ATGGCATTTGCGTCTGGTTTTCGTCGGATTTTGAGTTTAGCGTCGTCGAcaaattcttcttcttcttcaattcgtCCTTGTCTGTTAGCTTCAACTCGTCTCCAGTCGACCCTCACTTCCCCTAAACTCTTCATTAGTG GCCTTTCAAGAACTACAAATGATGAAGCACTCAATAATGCATTCTTGCAATTTGGCAAGCTTGTCGAAG CTAAAGTCATCACAGATAGAGCGACTGGAAGATCAAAAGGATTTGGGTTTGTTACTTATGAAACTATAGAAGAAGCTGAGAAGGCTCGACAGGAAATGAGTGGAAAGTTCTTGGATGGCTGGGTTATTTTTGTTGACCCAGCCAAGCCAAGGGAGCCAAGACCTCCACCTCCAGCTCAGTCACAAGGACAGCCTTCTCAACCTGGTTATACAGTAAACAGAACTATTGGTTGGTGTGGCTAA